The proteins below are encoded in one region of Oncorhynchus nerka isolate Pitt River linkage group LG15, Oner_Uvic_2.0, whole genome shotgun sequence:
- the LOC135560237 gene encoding kunitz-type protease inhibitor 1-like isoform X1 codes for MSTGTYFSPLQALAVVYVLMCVYMLVCGCLWVSVVSGCYVCVLLTNLDVLLFLCSWTLFLPPLYLVPARLSGIVVTETLPSPRVRPAPEQQLARKGKQGKDGRELRVVVNTNDPDYEHFYSIESYDEPMAMEQSIHLTPTANQSHGERVTVDPLKTKRPRREVKGEAPADPCVLPLEEGNCWRFTLRWYFNSQVQACRPFIYSGCEGNANRFLQQETCEERCLGEVTGAIPLKKGR; via the exons atgagtaccggtACCTATTTCAGTCCACTTCAAGCACTGGCTGTAGTGTATGttctcatgtgtgtgtatatgttagtGTGTGGCTGCCTGTGGGTTTCGGTGGTGTCTGGTTGTTATGTTTGTGTTTTACTGACCAACCTGGATGTCCTGTTGTTTTTATGTTCCTGGACCCTCTTCCTCCCCCCCCTGTACCTTGTTCCGGCCCGGCTCTCAGGTATTGTTGTGACAGAAACCCTGCCCAGCCCCAGGGTACGTCCTGCTCCAGAGCAACAGCTGGCCCGGAAGGGCAAGCAGGGCAAGGACG GGCGTGAGCTGCGTGTAGTGGTGAACACCAACGACCCCGACTACGAACACTTCTACTCTATAGAGAGTTACGACGAACCCATGGCCATGGAGCAGAGCATCCACCTGACTCCCACTGCCAATCAGAGCCATG GTGAGAGAGTCACTGTTGACCCTCTGAAAACAAAGAGGCCCAGGAGAGAGGTCAAAGGGGAAG CTCCAGCGGATCCTTGTGTGTTGCCCCTGGAGGAGGGCAACTGTTGGAGATTTACTCTGCGCTGGTACTTTAACAGCCAGGTCCAGGCCTGCCGACCCTTCATCTACAGTGGCTGTGAGGGCAATGCCAACCGGTTCCTCCAGCAGGAGACCTGTGAGGAGCGCTGCCTCGGGGaggtcacag GTGCTATTCCTTTGAAGAAGGGGCGATGA
- the LOC135560237 gene encoding papilin-like isoform X2, with the protein MSTGTYFSPLQALAVVYVLMCVYMLVCGCLWVSVVSGCYVCVLLTNLDVLLFLCSWTLFLPPLYLVPARLSGIVVTETLPSPRVRPAPEQQLARKGKQGKDGRELRVVVNTNDPDYEHFYSIESYDEPMAMEQSIHLTPTANQSHAPADPCVLPLEEGNCWRFTLRWYFNSQVQACRPFIYSGCEGNANRFLQQETCEERCLGEVTGAIPLKKGR; encoded by the exons atgagtaccggtACCTATTTCAGTCCACTTCAAGCACTGGCTGTAGTGTATGttctcatgtgtgtgtatatgttagtGTGTGGCTGCCTGTGGGTTTCGGTGGTGTCTGGTTGTTATGTTTGTGTTTTACTGACCAACCTGGATGTCCTGTTGTTTTTATGTTCCTGGACCCTCTTCCTCCCCCCCCTGTACCTTGTTCCGGCCCGGCTCTCAGGTATTGTTGTGACAGAAACCCTGCCCAGCCCCAGGGTACGTCCTGCTCCAGAGCAACAGCTGGCCCGGAAGGGCAAGCAGGGCAAGGACG GGCGTGAGCTGCGTGTAGTGGTGAACACCAACGACCCCGACTACGAACACTTCTACTCTATAGAGAGTTACGACGAACCCATGGCCATGGAGCAGAGCATCCACCTGACTCCCACTGCCAATCAGAGCCATG CTCCAGCGGATCCTTGTGTGTTGCCCCTGGAGGAGGGCAACTGTTGGAGATTTACTCTGCGCTGGTACTTTAACAGCCAGGTCCAGGCCTGCCGACCCTTCATCTACAGTGGCTGTGAGGGCAATGCCAACCGGTTCCTCCAGCAGGAGACCTGTGAGGAGCGCTGCCTCGGGGaggtcacag GTGCTATTCCTTTGAAGAAGGGGCGATGA